In one Dermacentor albipictus isolate Rhodes 1998 colony chromosome 4, USDA_Dalb.pri_finalv2, whole genome shotgun sequence genomic region, the following are encoded:
- the LOC135917182 gene encoding uncharacterized protein isoform X2 — protein sequence MEVVSESHPRPLPDEALPGPSPVLSEQLHNQESQWQTVVSLHRKRGLQKQQSTGEQDPVGQTPPSKATPLGLALTQAPAAAAKATSQATCEERGAGTPISEDAAARSRPRRRAPPLPRTDMKIIIRPTPGLIVRKLQTHQVAKAIVQATGGAPTCKGDDFIVRLRHGSNIITVSTPHEATAATLMKIISLTFNGRSHPVKVYLSAPEGLLKGVVHGIDAGTGEEELMANLRVRTHGVRIVRARMLGQSQTALLHFEGPQVPRFVYYYGGEMPCRDYQPTRQLCSICRITGHRPDVCPNPTVRACNVCNHINPYAGHTCVPKCALCGGAHLTAATECNNKLKRIPPRWKSTSTTTPKTQRQLRPVTQSTKAADLRPRWFSSEREDSDYSESPSIYGSVRFQPKVQVPLLLSPPVSLSVAQTAISVDAQTSTAGSTSHRGTQRQGAPATPPKDQGSLTQEDYHQRTRGPSSWHLAHHHPWNLHGHMDPRLSQQWLASVGIGYIGVGQRKATT from the coding sequence ATGGAAGTCGTATCCGAGAGTCACCCGAGACCCCtgcctgacgaggccttgccTGGGCCGTCTCCCGTCCTCTCGGAGCAGCTCCACAATCAAGAATCTCAGTGGCAAACGGTCGTTTCCCTTCATCGGAAACGCGGTCTTCAAAAACAACAATCCACTGGTGAGCAAGACCCAGTCGGGCAAACCCCGCCATCGAAAGCCacaccgttagggctagctctaacccaggcgccagccgccgccgcgaaaGCCACGTCGCAAGCTACCTGCGAAGAGCGCGGAGCCGGAACACCTATTTCTGAAGACGCGGCTGCAAGGAGCAGGCCTCGCCGACGCGCGCCTCCACTCCCGCGCACTGACATGAAAATCATTATACGCCCGACCCCGGGCCTCATAgttcgaaaactacagacccaccAGGTGGCCAAGGCGATCGTCCAAGCCACCGGAGGTGCGCCGACCTGCAAGGGGGATGATTTCATCGTCCGCCTGCGACATGGCTCGAACATCATCACCGTGAGCACCCCTCACGAGGCCACGGCAGCCACCCTCATGAAAATTATAAGCCTCACCTTTAACGGACGATCACACCCTGTGAAGGTGTATCTATCAGCACCCGAGGGCCTGCTTAAAGGTGTCGTACACGGCATCGACGCAGGCACCGGCGAAGAAGAGCTTATGGCGAATCTTCGGGTCCGCACACATGGAGTCCGCATCGTGCGGGCCCGTATGCTTGGACAATCCCAGACAGCCCTACTCCACTTCGAGGGACCCCAGGTGCCTAGATTTGTGTATTACTACGGAGGGGAGATGCCTTGCCGAGACTACCAGCCGACAAGGCAGTTATGCTCCATCTGTAGAATCACCGGACACCGACcagacgtctgcccgaacccaacggttcgtgcgtgcaacgtttgcaacCACATTAACCCATACGCCGGACACACTTGTGTTCCGAAGTGCGCCCTGTGCGGAGGGGCCCATCTCACCGCCGCAACAGAGTGCAACAACAAGCTCAAGCGCATTCCACCCAGATGGAAGTCTACCTCCACCACCACACCCAAAACCCAACGACAGCTTCGCCCGGTCACTCAgtcgaccaaggcggctgaccttcgcccgcgatggttcagctccgagCGGGAAGACTCCGACTACTCGGAGTCTCCGAGCATCTACGGATCAGTCCGGTTCCAACCCAaggtccaggtcccgctcctGCTCTCGCCCCCGGTCTCACTTTCGGTCGCCCAGACGGCGATCTCGGTCGACGCCCAAACAAGCACAGCAGGCAGCACCAGCCACCGCGGCACTCAAAGACAAGGGGCCCCAGcaacaccaccgaaagaccaaGGAAGCCTCACTCAAGAGGACTACCACCAAagaacacgag